GGCTCGCTTCGGGAACTTTTCGGCTCGCTTCTGACGGATCGGCTCGCTTTGAGCCAGTTTGGGCTCGCTTTCCTTCTTTTTCGGCTCGCTTTATCTCGAAATAGGCTCGCTTCGGGAACTTTTCGGCTCGCTTCTGACGGATCGGCTCGCTTTGAACCAGTTTGGGCTCGCTTTCCTTCTTTTTTGGCTCGCTTTATCTCAAAATAGGCTCGCTTCGGGAACTTTTCGGCTCGCTTCTGACGGATCAGCTCGCTTTGAACCGGTTTGGACTCGCTTTCCTTCTTTTTCGGCTCGCTTTATCTCAAAATAGGCTCGCTTCAGGAACTTTTCGGCTCGCTTATCATGTTCCTGCGATTCAAAACACGTAAAAAGCAGCCTCCGCTTTACACGGAGGCTACTCGATTAAGCATTATTATTCATTATTCAGCAGCTTTTAGATCTTCAATAGAGTCGATATCCATGTAGCTTGGCACGGCAAGACCTGTGCTTGCGCCTTCTAAGTTTGGACCGAGGTCGACAATTTGATCACCGAACTGTTCCATATATTGACCGTGAGTGACTGGAAGCCATGCGGCTACCATACCATCGCCGTCACCTTCAGCAAGACCGCTAAACATAAACTGTGGCTGCAGTGAAGTAATCGTTACATTGAAGCCCATATCTTCTAGAACAGTTTTTAATACATTCGTTGAAGCCACTTCAGAGACCCAAGTCACATACAACAATTCAATTTCTTTTCCTTCAACTGGCTCAGCGCCTTCTGTCCACTCAGACACAAGCTCTTGGTTTTCATCGACCCATGCACGTGAAGCATCTTCAATGTCCGTACCTTCTTGAACGTCAAGCATTACTTCACCCATTTGTTCAAGACTCCAATTGAATTGGTCAAGCACTGTGTACGCGCTTGGCATCTCTTCTTCAAGCCCTTTACGCACCATTGTGTTGATTGTTTCAGACTCACCATAGACCCCTTTTGGATCCTCCAAATATTTGATTTCAAATTTAGTAAACATCCAGTGTGGCTGCCAGCCTGTGACAACAATCGGCTCTTCATTTTCAATTGCGGTTTCCAACGCCTTTGTCATTGTCGCTCCAGAAGAGGTTTGAAGTGAGTACTCATCTAGACCATACTCTTTAATAACTTCTTCTGTTTTTGTCATAATCCCTGCGCCTGGATCAATGCCGGTGATTGTATAATCAATAGACTCACCAATGTTTGCTGTCGCGTTGCCAGCATCTCCTGAAGTGTCTCCTCCATCTGCTGATCCCCCGTCAGCTGATCCACTTGTTCCACAACCTGCAACTACCAATGAAAGTGACAATCCTGCAGTTAACCCTAACTTTTTCCATACATGATTCATAAAATCGCTCCTTTTTTCTCTGTATTTATCTGTTCAAAACGATATTTTATCGTTTAGCAGCATTAAACTTTTGGGTAATACGGTCCAATATAATGGCTAGAATAACAATCGCTAAACCGGAGGCAAAACCGACGCCTGCCTGGTTTTGTGTAACAGCCTTAAAGACTTCTGGTCCAAGACCTTTCGCACCAATCATCGCGGCAATAACAACCATTGACAGGGCCAACATGATTGTTTGGTTTACGCCAGCCATAATCGTTGGACGCGCCATAGGCAGTTGTACTTTGTAAAGCTTCTGTAATCCGGACGAACCAAACGCATCCGAAGCTTCAATTAGCTCTGTCGATACGCCTCTAATTCCTAAATTCGTCAAACGAACAGTTGGAGGCATTGCAAAAATGACAGATGCAACAACCCCAGGCACCATACCGATTCCAAAGAACGTAACCGCAGGTATCAAGTAAACAAAGGCAGGCATCGTCTGCATAAAGTCGAGCACAGGCACTAATACACGTTGAGTTTGCGCACTTGCGGCCATAAGAATGCCGACGGGTATCCCTATAATGACGGAGATAATCGTCGTTATCAGGACTAGTGCTAAGGTCGATAACATTTGCTCCCAATAGCCAATACTAATAATTAAAAGACCGCCTACTAGAATAAAAATGGGAAGACCAATACCCCGTTTTTTGCCCGCAAAAAATGCAATAGCCATTAAAATTATGATAAGAAGCCATGCAGGCATCCAATTTAAAAATTCTATTAATCCATCGGTTGTCACTTCTAGCCCTTTCGTAATCGGATCAAAAATAAATTTCAGGTTGTCTTCCGCCCAACCAACAACTTTATCAATCCATTCAGCTAGTGGTAACTCCGGTATCCAATCCTGTAGCATCGTTGTTCACCTCATTTCCTGCCAATGCGGCCAAGACTGCTCCACGAATGACAATGCCGATCAGTCGGTCATTCTCAACAACAGCAACCGGCACTTGTGCATCGTAAATTTTATCAAACAGATCGTTTAAAGACGTATCCTTTTCCACGATTGGAGCATCTGTAGCTAAAATGGATGACAGCGGCAAGTTATTCTGAACCGCCTTCGCTGCTTCCTCTGCCGTCACATAGCCCATGAGCTTTTTCTTGCTATCCGTTACATAAATGCTCGAAATGCCAACATCCTTCATCCGTTGCAAGGCAACACGTGGACCCGCTTTTTCACCGTTGATCGTTTCTGGTCGCTTCATTACATTCTCCGCTGTAAACACTTTTGAACGGTCAACATCTTCTACGAAGCGTTCCACGTAATCGTTTGCCGGCGACATCATAATTTCTTCTGGCGTGCCAATCTGCACAATTGATCCATCTTTCATTAACGCAATTCGATCTCCAATACGAAGCGCTTCATCAAGGTCATGTGTAATAAAAAGGATCGTTTTCTTCATTTTTTCCTGCAGATCTAAGAGCTCATCTTGCATTTCTTTACGAATCAATGGGTCCAATGCAGAGAAAGCTTCGTCCATCAGCAACACGTCAGGATCATTCGCCAGTGCTCTAGCCAACCCAACACGTTGCTGCATTCCACCAGACATTTCATCAGGATATTTGTCGAGATACGAACCTAAACCTACGAGCTCTAACGCTTCTTTCGCTTTTGCTTCACGTTCATTTTTCGCCATGCCTTGGATTTCAAGACCATATTCAGCATTGGAAAGGATTGTTCGATGAGGGAACAGGGCAAATTTCTGAAAGACCATACCTAGCTTTTTACGCCGTGTTGCGCGAAGCTCTGCTTTATTCATAGTAGCCAAATCCTCGTCATCAATCAGAATCTTACCTGTTGTTGGTTCGATAAGACGATTCACGAGTCGAATCAATGTTGATTTACCACTACCGGAAAGCCCCATGATCACAAAAATTTCTCCAGCTTCAACATCGAAGGTCGCTTGATTCACCCCAACCGTCATTCCTGTTTCGTTCAATATTTCATCTTTGTTTTTGTTTTCTTTTAATAAACTCAACGCCTGCTTAGGGTGTTTGCCAAACACTTTTGTCAACTTTTCTACTCTAATTTTGGGCATACATAGCCACCTCTCTTTCGTAAAGCATCAAAACAGCTTTTTACAAACTTCCTATGAAAAAACGTTCATTCGTCTTCTTTTATGTTATGGATCGTAGCGAAGCACACCATTAGAACTATACAGAGAAGAGGATAAATTATCAAACAGCATATTTCGTGTTAACCGTTCTTATTTTATGTACAGTTTAAACTGAACAAATAGAGCGCGCTATTCCCTCCATTTTCCTTCCAAAAGCTCATCGATGCGACGATGTCTCTTGCTCGAATGTTGGGGTATGATGGTTCATATTATTCTAAAACGGCTAGGTGAGTACTTTGAGCAATGACACAAATTCAACTTTCGATGTCTCTCCAATGAATCAATTGACTGCCCACTGGCTCCAAATTTACGGCTTAACCTCATCAGAAGCACTGGTTCTAAGTACATTATATTCACATAATACGCCAAAAACCAATGAAGATTTATGCACAATGCTAGGGTTAAGTACAACGACCGCAAGTAAAAATTTGCGTATCCTTGTCGATAAAAACCTAGTCAAAAAGACGTGGGTAAAAGGGTTTAGAAAAGCCCATTTTTCAGCAGAACGCGATTTGTTCAAACAATTTCAATATGCCTTTGCTGACCCTCTTCGTTCACAGATTCACAGCTATATAAAACGGCTTGAAGATATAGGCGCCAATGTAGAAAACGACTCTAATGAACAAACACGCATTCTTTCTCTTCTCACCTTCTTTGAAGAAATGGATCGTAGAATTGAGGCATTGGGCAAGTTGAATCCGTGATTAAGTACCTATTACTTTTTCCTCATATCTTAGATTTATAAACCTCTTTTTTTAAAAAAGTAGTAAAACCAAAAGTTTTATACACCCGAATGAATTAAAATGCTATAAAACTTTCTGTTAAAATAGTATTTTAATTCATTTCTCTCGAACCAAAGATACCGCTCCCCAATCCCTTAATCTATATTCCTCGGCATCTATAGCTATCTAACCACTCCCACAAACAATTCCCATTATTATTTCCATATGAATTAATATACAGAAGGTCTTTATCTTTTTCATTTTTGTGGCATAATAGAGGTACATATTTATTATTAGATATAGAATAGTGGGTGAACAAATGATCAGCGCCGAGAATAAAACAAAAAAAGAAGCCTTGTTGTTTAGCCATCGGGTCGCTCAATTAAGCAAAGCCCTTTGGAAGTCTGTAGAAAAGGATTGGCAGTCGTGGGTAAAACCGTTTGATTTAAATATTAACGAACACCACATTTTATGGATTGCCTATCACCTTGATGGTGCGTCGATTTCTGAAATTGCAAAATTCGGAGTGATGCACGTATCGACTGCCTTTAATTTTTCGAAGAAGCTTGAGCAACGTGGATATTTAACATTCTCGAAAAAAGAGAATGATAAACGGAATACGTATATCAAGCTTACTGATCTCGGCGTCGATATATTTGAAGAAACGATGCGTACCTACAACCCAGACCAGATTGCGGCTTACGGAGGTGCTGAACCTTTACGCACACTTTATGGTAAGCACCCTGAACTTACAGAGCTTGTGTGTATTGTAAGGGAAATTTATGGCGAGGATTTTATGCGCATTTTTGAAGACTCCCTTTTGGATGACCGAAAGTCCTCAGAAATATTGCAACCTAAGTAGTCAGCGATACCGCCATCAGAACCTTCCTTTAAGGCTTCTGATGGCGGTTTTTAAAATATATTTTAGCGCGTTTAAAAAAGCTTGAATTTGCATCCAATTCGCTGTACATTATCATAGTCTTGAACGTTTTATTAGGTGGTGGTCACGTCCTTGTACTGTTGGAAAATGATGAACATCGATCGTCAATTCGGTCGTGCTCGAATGAATAGCTGGGCCTTTATTATCGTCATTCTCTCCTTTATAGGGGCTTTTCTCATGACTGAATGGGTCCTAAATCCCGATTTAAGTGACTCAATGCTTGTTTTAGTCGTTTTTATTCTTTTTGTACAACCTTCCTCTATCGCTTTTGAGGTTCTTCCTTTTCTTTTTAGTAAAAAAAAGGCTCGAATTGGCATCCGTTATGTTTCCCACTTACCATACTTAGCCATACACTACCCTACACAAGTGAAAAAATATATAATGCTTCTTTCATTATTTTTTCCTTTTGTTGGGGTCACTGTAAGCTGTATTTTACTTCTTTTTTTCTTTCCGCAATATGCTCATTTTATTTGCATGGCGTTTGCTTTAAATAATGGTCTATGCTTCAAACATTTTTTGTATATCACGATTCTTGCCAAAGCACCGAAACGCGCAGTTATAGAACGTCGTAGTGGTCAATATGAAATTCTTGTCCAGCAAATGACGGACACCAGGCATTCTTTATAATCGAACAACTGAGTAACTTGACGTACGTGTTATTACTGTATCTTTTTGTTTATTTTTGCTATTGTAAGGGTATGTTTTGTTCTACGGAGGGAGGCTCTTTATGTCTTGGTTTGTGTTTTTCATTCCTTTTTCATTACTCATCCTCTTTTGGATCAACTCGCTGACGAATACACTTTGTGTACAACGAGAAATTCCAGACGAGAAGCAGTCTAGAGTGTTCACAATTATAAATGTGCTCATTACCATCTTATTGGTATCCTCATATGTTGAGATTTTGTTCACGGTCTGATAATTGGGAGCAAACAGTGTCTATTCGTTTATAGATACTGTTTTTTTTATTTTTAAACAACGTGCGATGTGCTTGCTTGAAGTCATTCCTAAAAAATGTTTTAATACAACATAGGGAATGGATCATTGAAATTTGACTTTAGGAGTGTACATTAATGAAAAAGGTATTGGTATCAGTTACGCTTTCTGCAAGCCTCTTGGCGCTTGCCGCTTGCAGTAATAATGACAACACATCAGAATCTACGCCGAATGAAGATAATTCACCGGTTCTTGTAGAGGTAGATGGGGCTCAAGTAACGAAGGACGAGCTATATGATGCCATGAAAACTCAGGCAGGAAAACAAGTCATGCAACAGCTCGTAACTGAAAAAATTCTTGCCAATAAATACGAAGTCACTGAAGAAGAAGTAAATGCAGAACTTGAAGTCGTAAAAGAAAACTTTGACGGTGACGAAGATGCGTATACCCAGGCGCTAGAGCAATCTGGCCAATCAGAAGAGCAGCTTAAAGAAAGCATCAGGTTCGTTCTGTTGCAGCAAAAAGCCGCCACTGAAGGGGTCGAAGTCACTGATGAGGAAGTTCAGCAACATTATGACCGCTTACAAACACAGGTGAAAGCAAGTCATATTCTTGTCGAAGACGAGGCAACCGCAAAAGAGGTTGTGGAAAAACTTAATGCTGGTGAATCGTTTGAGGATCTGGCCGCTGAATATTCTAAAGATAGCTCCGCGCAAAATGGCGGTGACGTCGGCTACTTCGGACCTGGACAAATGGTTCAGCCTTTTGAAGATGCCGCATATTCACTTGAAGTTGGCGCTGTGAGCGACCCTGTACAATCTGACTTTGGCTTTCACATCATTAAAGTGACTGACAAAAAGCCTTCTGAAGAAGAAGTTGAGCCTCTTGAGGACATGCGTGATGAGATTGTAAAGCAGCTTAAACTCAAGGAAGCCGATCAGGCAAACATTCAAGAACTCATTGATGCTGCCAAAGAAAACATTGAGTACAAGGATGAATTTTTCGAAGGATTGCTCGATACACCCCAAATGCCGCAAATGCCTCAGTAATAAAATTGAGGGTATTGAAAAAAACGGAGGCGCGAGATGCCCTCCGTTTTTTTGCGGCAACGACGATAGTATTTCGCCTCACGATAAAAAAGAGAACATCTCACGGTTCATGAGATGTTCTCTTTTTTATCTTCTGATTCCTCGTGATATACATTAAGAACATCGGTTTCTCGTTTGTCTTGTGCTTCTTTTAATCGTTCCATATATTTTTGTCCTTCTTGTTCTATATACACTTGGTGCTCGACATCTTCTTTATGTCCTGAACGCAGCATCATCACAGCGCTAAACAGGATGCCAGCAAGAAGCACATACATGATTAAAGATGGTTCCGGTACCATAGGCTCCCTCCTCATAATAACTTGTCTTATGACTTTACTGTATGAGAAGGG
This portion of the Aureibacillus halotolerans genome encodes:
- a CDS encoding GbsR/MarR family transcriptional regulator yields the protein MSNDTNSTFDVSPMNQLTAHWLQIYGLTSSEALVLSTLYSHNTPKTNEDLCTMLGLSTTTASKNLRILVDKNLVKKTWVKGFRKAHFSAERDLFKQFQYAFADPLRSQIHSYIKRLEDIGANVENDSNEQTRILSLLTFFEEMDRRIEALGKLNP
- a CDS encoding ABC transporter permease, which encodes MLQDWIPELPLAEWIDKVVGWAEDNLKFIFDPITKGLEVTTDGLIEFLNWMPAWLLIIILMAIAFFAGKKRGIGLPIFILVGGLLIISIGYWEQMLSTLALVLITTIISVIIGIPVGILMAASAQTQRVLVPVLDFMQTMPAFVYLIPAVTFFGIGMVPGVVASVIFAMPPTVRLTNLGIRGVSTELIEASDAFGSSGLQKLYKVQLPMARPTIMAGVNQTIMLALSMVVIAAMIGAKGLGPEVFKAVTQNQAGVGFASGLAIVILAIILDRITQKFNAAKR
- a CDS encoding peptidylprolyl isomerase: MKKVLVSVTLSASLLALAACSNNDNTSESTPNEDNSPVLVEVDGAQVTKDELYDAMKTQAGKQVMQQLVTEKILANKYEVTEEEVNAELEVVKENFDGDEDAYTQALEQSGQSEEQLKESIRFVLLQQKAATEGVEVTDEEVQQHYDRLQTQVKASHILVEDEATAKEVVEKLNAGESFEDLAAEYSKDSSAQNGGDVGYFGPGQMVQPFEDAAYSLEVGAVSDPVQSDFGFHIIKVTDKKPSEEEVEPLEDMRDEIVKQLKLKEADQANIQELIDAAKENIEYKDEFFEGLLDTPQMPQMPQ
- a CDS encoding DUF3267 domain-containing protein; the protein is MTEWVLNPDLSDSMLVLVVFILFVQPSSIAFEVLPFLFSKKKARIGIRYVSHLPYLAIHYPTQVKKYIMLLSLFFPFVGVTVSCILLLFFFPQYAHFICMAFALNNGLCFKHFLYITILAKAPKRAVIERRSGQYEILVQQMTDTRHSL
- a CDS encoding HTH-type transcriptional regulator Hpr → MISAENKTKKEALLFSHRVAQLSKALWKSVEKDWQSWVKPFDLNINEHHILWIAYHLDGASISEIAKFGVMHVSTAFNFSKKLEQRGYLTFSKKENDKRNTYIKLTDLGVDIFEETMRTYNPDQIAAYGGAEPLRTLYGKHPELTELVCIVREIYGEDFMRIFEDSLLDDRKSSEILQPK
- a CDS encoding quaternary amine ABC transporter ATP-binding protein, which translates into the protein MPKIRVEKLTKVFGKHPKQALSLLKENKNKDEILNETGMTVGVNQATFDVEAGEIFVIMGLSGSGKSTLIRLVNRLIEPTTGKILIDDEDLATMNKAELRATRRKKLGMVFQKFALFPHRTILSNAEYGLEIQGMAKNEREAKAKEALELVGLGSYLDKYPDEMSGGMQQRVGLARALANDPDVLLMDEAFSALDPLIRKEMQDELLDLQEKMKKTILFITHDLDEALRIGDRIALMKDGSIVQIGTPEEIMMSPANDYVERFVEDVDRSKVFTAENVMKRPETINGEKAGPRVALQRMKDVGISSIYVTDSKKKLMGYVTAEEAAKAVQNNLPLSSILATDAPIVEKDTSLNDLFDKIYDAQVPVAVVENDRLIGIVIRGAVLAALAGNEVNNDATGLDTGVTTS
- a CDS encoding sporulation YhaL family protein, translating into MVPEPSLIMYVLLAGILFSAVMMLRSGHKEDVEHQVYIEQEGQKYMERLKEAQDKRETDVLNVYHEESEDKKENIS
- a CDS encoding glycine betaine ABC transporter substrate-binding protein, with product MNHVWKKLGLTAGLSLSLVVAGCGTSGSADGGSADGGDTSGDAGNATANIGESIDYTITGIDPGAGIMTKTEEVIKEYGLDEYSLQTSSGATMTKALETAIENEEPIVVTGWQPHWMFTKFEIKYLEDPKGVYGESETINTMVRKGLEEEMPSAYTVLDQFNWSLEQMGEVMLDVQEGTDIEDASRAWVDENQELVSEWTEGAEPVEGKEIELLYVTWVSEVASTNVLKTVLEDMGFNVTITSLQPQFMFSGLAEGDGDGMVAAWLPVTHGQYMEQFGDQIVDLGPNLEGASTGLAVPSYMDIDSIEDLKAAE